In Hahella sp. KA22, one genomic interval encodes:
- the arsC gene encoding arsenate reductase (glutaredoxin) (This arsenate reductase requires both glutathione and glutaredoxin to convert arsenate to arsenite, after which the efflux transporter formed by ArsA and ArsB can extrude the arsenite from the cell, providing resistance.) yields the protein MSKSALTIWHNPRCSKSRQTLQIIEDSGVEPTVVKYLETPPNAEELKAALAKLGISARDLLRKGEDEYKALNLANADLSEDALIEAMAAHPKLIERPIVIKGDRAVLGRPPENVNELL from the coding sequence ATGAGTAAAAGCGCCCTCACTATCTGGCACAACCCACGCTGCTCAAAATCCCGGCAGACACTGCAAATTATTGAAGACAGCGGCGTGGAGCCCACTGTAGTGAAGTACCTGGAAACGCCCCCCAATGCTGAAGAGCTGAAAGCAGCCCTGGCCAAGCTCGGCATTTCCGCCAGAGACCTGTTGCGTAAAGGCGAAGATGAATACAAAGCCCTTAATTTGGCCAATGCCGACTTGAGCGAAGACGCCTTGATCGAAGCAATGGCGGCCCACCCCAAACTGATCGAACGCCCAATCGTCATCAAAGGCGATCGCGCAGTCCTGGGCCGCCCGCCTGAAAATGTCAACGAACTGCTCTAA
- a CDS encoding TlpA disulfide reductase family protein — MIARQITLSLFKFIASGVSTIHRAVFKALIAGALLALLAGCSEDKDDAPLTTVVKLADGGEINLDHLGGQWIILNFWAEWCGPCKVEIPELNELNRHPGVIVLGVDYDGHKGEALTKTIDKMGINFPVLQGDPTRHWKVEIPKVLPTTLLIHDGKVQREMIGAQTKSAILSVIPQ, encoded by the coding sequence TTGATCGCCCGTCAAATTACCCTCAGCCTGTTTAAATTCATTGCCAGTGGCGTCTCGACTATCCATCGGGCCGTATTCAAAGCGCTGATCGCAGGAGCCCTGTTGGCGTTACTGGCGGGCTGTTCGGAAGACAAAGACGATGCGCCGTTGACGACAGTGGTGAAGCTGGCGGATGGCGGAGAAATCAATCTGGATCATCTGGGCGGGCAGTGGATCATTCTGAATTTCTGGGCGGAGTGGTGCGGTCCCTGTAAGGTTGAAATTCCCGAGCTGAATGAGCTAAATAGGCATCCCGGCGTCATTGTTCTGGGGGTGGATTATGATGGCCACAAAGGAGAGGCGCTGACCAAAACCATCGACAAAATGGGCATTAACTTCCCGGTTTTGCAAGGCGATCCGACCCGTCATTGGAAAGTGGAAATCCCCAAGGTGTTGCCAACCACTCTATTGATCCATGACGGCAAGGTGCAGCGCGAGATGATCGGCGCGCAGACGAAAAGTGCGATTTTGTCGGTTATTCCACAATAA
- the wrbA gene encoding NAD(P)H:quinone oxidoreductase → MKSATDSPYLLVLYYSRNGATRVLAQHIARGAAQVSGMEVRVRTVPPVSAVSEATAPAIPEEGDVYCTLEDLEGCSGLIIGSPTRFGNMAAPLKYFLDQTGSLWQAGALIDKPAAAFTSTSSLHGGQETTLQTMLTPLLHHGMLLVGLPYTESGLSETRGGGSPYGAGHWSGSDGARRPDETELQLCRALGRRVAELAHRLAITEA, encoded by the coding sequence ATGAAGTCAGCGACCGACTCTCCTTATCTACTGGTGCTCTATTACAGCCGCAACGGCGCCACCCGGGTGCTGGCTCAGCATATCGCTCGCGGCGCGGCGCAAGTATCAGGCATGGAAGTGCGGGTACGTACGGTGCCCCCTGTGTCTGCAGTCAGTGAAGCGACAGCTCCGGCAATCCCCGAAGAAGGCGATGTTTACTGCACTCTGGAAGACCTGGAAGGCTGCAGCGGCCTGATCATTGGGTCGCCGACCCGCTTCGGCAATATGGCCGCGCCGTTGAAATACTTTCTCGACCAGACGGGTTCTTTGTGGCAAGCGGGCGCCCTCATCGATAAGCCCGCCGCCGCATTTACCTCCACCAGCAGCCTGCACGGCGGTCAGGAAACCACCCTGCAGACCATGCTGACGCCCCTGCTGCACCACGGCATGCTGTTGGTTGGCCTGCCCTATACCGAGTCAGGCCTCAGCGAGACGCGAGGGGGCGGCTCACCCTATGGCGCTGGCCACTGGTCTGGTTCCGATGGAGCCCGTCGTCCAGATGAGACAGAATTACAGTTGTGTCGGGCTTTGGGCCGCCGGGTGGCGGAACTGGCGCACCGGCTGGCTATCACCGAAGCTTGA
- the dnaE gene encoding DNA polymerase III subunit alpha, translated as MGDFIHLRIHTEFSLVDGLVKVKPLVKKLADMGMPAVAVTDQSNMCCLVKYYKAAAGAGVKPVVGADVWVENLDDPLAPFRLTLFARNETGYRNLTELISRGFTEGQSHGRAILKKDWIAAQAEGMLAMSGAKYGEVGQALLAGKPELARERLAFWMEMFPDAFYLELQRTGRINDEECVHASVELAMETGCPVVATNDVHFLERDDFEAHEARVCIHESRTLDDPRRERRFSEEQYLKSAEEMCELFSDIPEAIDNTVEIAKRCNVSLRLGKYFLPNYPIPEGMTIDEFFIKVSEEGLEERLATLFKQDDPQYESKRQSYYDRLKFELDIITQMGFPGYFLIVMDFIKWAKNNGVPVGPGRGSGAGSLVAYALKITDLDPLAYDLLFERFLNPERVSMPDFDVDFCMEGRDRVIAYVAEAYGRNAVSQIITFGTMAAKAVVRDVARVQGRPYSMGDRLSKLIPFEVGMTLAKAYEQEEPLREYLNTDEEAAEIWEMARKLEGVTRNVGKHAGGVVIAPTKLTDFAPLYCDETGSGLVTQFDKDDVEQAGLVKFDFLGLRTLTIVDWAVDIINRQHAEKGQPPLDINFIPLDDAPTFSLLKHGETTAVFQLESRGMKELIRRLMPDCFEDIIALVALFRPGPLQSGMVDDFINRKHGRAELAYPHPDYQLESLKPVLQPTYGIILYQEQVMQIAQVMAGYTLGGADLLRRAMGKKKPEEMAKQKAIFVEGSINQGLEQDLAEKIFDLVEKFAGYGFNKSHSAAYALVSYQTAWLKCHYPAPFMAAVLTADMQNTDKVVTLVEECRRMKLDLVLPDVNNSSYTFTVDDKNRIVYGLGAVKGLGEGPVQSILDAREEGGPFRDLFDFCQRVDLRRVNKRALEALVRSGAMDKLGPNRARMMASINEAVRRADQHSRNEDAGMLDLFGEVVPETDPNPYSATEGMQEWSDKERLKLEKETLGLYLTGHPFDEYEQEVRRFVRTPISELRPGKSPQNVAGLVVAVRTMKSKRGGYIGFATLDDRSGRIEVTFFSDAYEQAKEMLHNDRILVVEGVVGEDDYSGGLSVRAKLTSDIGQARLKFAKELILFVHEKDFNNGFIDELGGVLGEHRAEGCPVLINYETETARTRLRLAEDWRVNPSDELIQGLRYLLGKERVQLRYS; from the coding sequence ATGGGCGATTTTATTCATTTACGCATTCACACAGAATTTTCTCTGGTTGATGGACTGGTAAAGGTCAAACCTTTAGTTAAAAAGCTGGCCGATATGGGAATGCCAGCGGTGGCGGTGACCGATCAGTCCAACATGTGCTGTCTGGTCAAGTACTACAAAGCGGCGGCGGGCGCAGGCGTGAAGCCGGTTGTCGGCGCTGATGTCTGGGTTGAAAACCTGGACGATCCTCTGGCTCCATTTCGACTCACGTTATTCGCCCGTAATGAAACCGGCTACCGCAATCTGACGGAACTCATATCCCGCGGCTTTACTGAAGGTCAGTCCCACGGTCGCGCCATTCTGAAGAAAGACTGGATTGCCGCCCAGGCGGAAGGCATGTTGGCGATGTCCGGCGCCAAGTATGGCGAAGTCGGCCAGGCGTTGCTGGCCGGTAAGCCGGAGCTGGCGCGCGAGCGGCTGGCCTTTTGGATGGAGATGTTTCCGGATGCATTTTATCTGGAGTTGCAACGCACGGGTCGGATTAATGACGAAGAATGCGTACACGCCTCTGTCGAATTGGCGATGGAAACAGGCTGTCCTGTTGTCGCCACCAACGATGTGCATTTCCTTGAGCGTGACGACTTTGAAGCCCATGAGGCGCGGGTCTGTATCCATGAAAGCCGCACTTTGGACGACCCGCGTCGGGAGCGCCGGTTCAGTGAAGAGCAATACCTGAAGTCGGCGGAGGAAATGTGCGAGCTGTTCTCGGATATTCCTGAGGCGATTGATAATACGGTGGAAATCGCCAAGCGTTGTAACGTCAGCTTGCGCCTGGGTAAGTACTTCCTGCCGAATTATCCCATTCCTGAAGGCATGACCATTGATGAGTTTTTCATCAAGGTCTCGGAAGAGGGACTCGAGGAGCGGTTGGCTACGCTTTTCAAACAAGACGACCCTCAGTACGAGAGTAAACGTCAAAGCTACTATGACCGGCTCAAGTTCGAGCTGGATATCATTACTCAGATGGGGTTCCCCGGCTACTTCCTCATTGTTATGGACTTCATCAAGTGGGCCAAGAACAACGGCGTGCCGGTAGGGCCGGGCCGGGGGTCTGGCGCGGGTTCTCTGGTGGCGTATGCGCTAAAAATCACCGATTTGGACCCTCTCGCCTACGATTTGCTTTTCGAGCGATTCCTTAACCCGGAACGGGTATCAATGCCTGACTTTGACGTCGACTTCTGTATGGAAGGACGCGACCGGGTTATCGCGTACGTGGCGGAAGCATACGGTCGTAATGCGGTGTCCCAGATCATTACTTTCGGAACCATGGCGGCGAAGGCGGTAGTGCGGGACGTGGCGCGGGTGCAGGGACGGCCTTACTCCATGGGCGATCGTCTATCCAAATTGATCCCCTTTGAAGTAGGTATGACTCTGGCCAAGGCCTATGAGCAGGAAGAGCCGCTGCGGGAATATCTGAACACGGATGAAGAAGCGGCGGAAATCTGGGAGATGGCGCGCAAGTTGGAAGGGGTTACCCGTAACGTCGGTAAGCACGCCGGTGGGGTGGTGATCGCTCCCACCAAGTTGACTGACTTTGCGCCCCTGTACTGTGACGAAACGGGTTCGGGTCTGGTCACTCAGTTCGATAAGGACGACGTAGAGCAGGCAGGTCTGGTTAAGTTCGACTTTCTGGGTTTGCGTACGCTGACCATCGTTGATTGGGCGGTGGACATCATTAACCGGCAACATGCCGAAAAAGGCCAGCCGCCGCTGGATATCAACTTTATCCCGCTGGACGACGCGCCTACCTTCAGTCTGCTCAAGCATGGCGAAACCACCGCGGTGTTCCAGCTTGAATCTCGCGGTATGAAAGAACTTATCCGGCGTCTGATGCCGGACTGTTTTGAAGACATCATCGCTCTTGTGGCCCTGTTCCGTCCGGGGCCGCTGCAATCGGGCATGGTTGACGACTTTATCAATCGTAAGCACGGACGCGCAGAACTTGCCTATCCGCATCCGGATTATCAGCTGGAATCCTTGAAACCTGTCCTGCAGCCCACCTACGGCATCATCCTGTATCAGGAGCAGGTAATGCAGATCGCCCAGGTGATGGCGGGGTACACGCTTGGGGGCGCGGACTTACTGCGTCGAGCCATGGGTAAAAAGAAACCCGAAGAAATGGCCAAGCAGAAGGCGATCTTCGTTGAAGGGAGCATCAATCAAGGCCTTGAGCAGGATCTGGCGGAAAAGATCTTCGACCTGGTGGAAAAGTTTGCGGGCTACGGTTTCAACAAATCCCACTCCGCCGCTTACGCCTTGGTGTCTTATCAGACTGCGTGGCTGAAGTGCCACTATCCTGCGCCGTTTATGGCTGCGGTGCTTACCGCGGATATGCAGAACACCGATAAAGTGGTGACGCTGGTGGAAGAGTGCCGGCGCATGAAGCTGGACTTGGTGTTGCCAGACGTCAATAACAGTAGTTATACCTTCACGGTTGACGATAAAAATCGCATCGTTTATGGCCTGGGCGCTGTCAAGGGGCTGGGTGAAGGCCCTGTGCAAAGTATTTTGGACGCCCGCGAAGAAGGCGGTCCTTTCCGCGACCTGTTTGATTTCTGTCAGCGGGTGGATTTACGTCGGGTCAACAAACGCGCTTTGGAAGCGCTGGTCCGCTCTGGCGCGATGGACAAGCTGGGACCGAACCGCGCCCGTATGATGGCGTCCATCAATGAAGCGGTGCGTCGCGCGGATCAACATTCTCGCAATGAAGACGCTGGAATGCTGGACTTGTTTGGTGAGGTGGTGCCGGAAACGGACCCAAATCCCTACAGCGCGACGGAAGGCATGCAGGAATGGAGCGATAAGGAGCGCCTCAAATTAGAGAAGGAGACTCTGGGCCTGTATCTGACTGGTCACCCGTTTGATGAATATGAACAGGAAGTGCGCCGATTTGTGCGAACGCCCATTTCTGAGTTGCGTCCCGGCAAGAGTCCGCAAAATGTAGCGGGCCTGGTAGTGGCGGTGCGCACGATGAAGAGCAAGCGCGGCGGATATATTGGTTTTGCCACGTTGGATGATCGTAGCGGCCGCATTGAAGTGACTTTTTTCTCCGACGCCTACGAGCAAGCCAAAGAAATGCTGCACAACGACCGCATTCTGGTGGTGGAGGGCGTTGTTGGCGAAGATGACTACTCTGGTGGGCTTTCTGTCCGGGCGAAATTGACTTCGGACATCGGTCAAGCGCGATTGAAGTTCGCCAAAGAGCTTATTCTCTTTGTACACGAAAAAGATTTTAATAACGGCTTTATTGACGAACTGGGCGGCGTTTTGGGAGAGCATCGCGCCGAGGGCTGCCCGGTTTTGATCAATTATGAAACGGAAACCGCCCGCACCAGACTGCGTCTGGCGGAAGATTGGCGGGTTAATCCAAGCGATGAATTGATTCAGGGGCTGCGATATTTGTTGGGCAAGGAGCGGGTGCAACTGCGTTACAGTTGA
- a CDS encoding DUF2069 domain-containing protein, which yields MSLSQKVKIARSTVTASYLILTLLVLFSTWQSISQNTETSWLLIVSVKCLPLLAFFPAVYLGHVRGLIWLCFVLCLYFIRAVGDYAAGQNLMISGALAVMSVILFSTILCFIKWNAQARRAA from the coding sequence TTGTCCCTATCGCAAAAAGTTAAAATCGCCCGCTCTACAGTAACGGCGAGCTATCTGATCCTGACCCTTTTGGTGCTGTTCAGCACCTGGCAGAGCATTTCTCAAAATACTGAAACCTCATGGCTGCTGATTGTCAGCGTCAAGTGTCTGCCCCTGCTGGCGTTTTTCCCGGCGGTGTATCTGGGCCACGTACGCGGCCTGATCTGGTTATGCTTTGTGCTCTGCCTATACTTTATAAGGGCCGTCGGCGATTACGCAGCGGGACAGAATTTAATGATCAGTGGCGCTCTCGCCGTAATGAGCGTTATCCTGTTCAGCACAATACTGTGTTTTATCAAATGGAACGCACAAGCGCGCCGCGCCGCCTGA